From Anomalospiza imberbis isolate Cuckoo-Finch-1a 21T00152 chromosome 14, ASM3175350v1, whole genome shotgun sequence, a single genomic window includes:
- the LOC137482654 gene encoding uncharacterized protein gives MDSLTEQRLTSPNLPAPHLEHYSVLHCTMTLDVQTVVVFAVIVVLLLVNVILMFFLGTR, from the coding sequence ATGGACAGTCTTACAGAGCAGAGGTTGACTTCTCCAAatctgccagccccacacctcGAACACTACAGTGTTCTGCATTGCACCATGACCTTGGATGTTCAAACGGTGGTCGTTTTTGCAGTGATTGTGGTGCTATTGCTTGTGAATGTCATACTCATGTTCTTCCTGGGCACTCGTTAA